In Ursus arctos isolate Adak ecotype North America unplaced genomic scaffold, UrsArc2.0 scaffold_29, whole genome shotgun sequence, the following proteins share a genomic window:
- the LOC113261037 gene encoding adhesion G-protein coupled receptor F2: MTHILLLYYFVFLLPTESCRTLCQVANKSKEKMPARPHDVCDGVCVDNSHCSQPCPPDTQGNTGFLCRQKKWHKITETCRTLNAFNIFETNSYSVQPFGSNTVIKEYAKESETITDLLMQKCPQDLSCVLRNIRQSPRSPGNIAVIVQLLHNISTVLWTGVDEVKMQSYSTMANHILNSRSISNWTFIPERNSSCVLLHSVNSFARKLFINKYPIDISDAFIHTTGTTISQDNAGKNFTFSMRINDTGSEITGRVLISRDELQKIPAPSQAVSIAFPTLGAILEASVLENVTVNGLVLSVILPKELKRISLIFEKISKSEERRTQCVGWHPLESRWDQQACQMIQENSQQAVCKCRPSKLFTSFSILMSPHILESPILTHVTYIGLGISICSLILCLSIEALVWGQVTKTEISYLRHVCVANIAATLLMADVWFIVASFLSGPMTHHNACVAATFFVHFFYLSVFFWMLAKALLILYGILIVFHTLPKSVLVAALFSVGYGCPLLIAAVTVAATEPSKGYLRPEACWLNWDMTKALLAFVVPALAIVVVNLITVTLVIVKTQRAAIGSSMFEEVRAIVRISKNIAILTPLLGLTWGFGIATVVDDSNLAFHIIFSLLNAFQGFFILVFGTILDPKIREALKSRVTSAKWISRISANLSTDFSCHPTKGPS; this comes from the exons ATGACTCATATACTTTTGCTGTACTACTTCGTGTTTCTTCTGCCCACAGAGTCCTGCAGGACGTTGTGCCAG GTTGCCAACAAAAGCAAGGAGAAGATGCCTGCCAGGCCACATG ATGTATGTGATGGTGTCTGTGTGGACAATTCCCACTGCAGCCAACCTTGCCCTCCAGACACTCAGGGAAATACGGGGTTTTTATGCAGGCAAAAGAAATGGCACAAGATCACGGAAACCTGCCGGACTCTTAATGCCTTCAACATCTTTGAG ACAAACTCATATTCGGTTCAACCATTCGGAAGCAATACAGTCATAAAAGAGTATGCCAAAGAGTCTGAGACCATCACAGACTTGCTGATGCAGAAGTGTCCGCAGGATCTGTCCTGTGTACTCAGGAACATTCGGCAGTCTCCCCGGAGCCCGGGGAACATTGCTGTCATCGTGCAGCTCTTACACAACATATCCACGGTACTGTGGACAGGTGTCGACGAGGTGAAGATGCAG AGTTATAGCACCATGGCCAACCACATTCTTAACAGCAGAAGCATCTCAAACTGGACCTTCATCCCTGAAAGAAACAGCAGCTGTGTCCTGCTACACTCGGTCAATTCCTTTGCAAGAAAGCTATTTATAAATAAGTATCCCATTGACATATCAGACGCCTTCATTCATACTACGGGCACCACCATATCCCAAGACAACGCTGGGAAGAATTTCACTTTTTCAATGAGAATTAACGACACGGGCAGTGAGATCACTGGACGGGTGCTCATCAGTAGAGATGAACTTCAGAAGATTCCTGCCCCTTCTCAGGCTGTCAGCATTGCATTTCCAACTCTCGGGGCCATCCTAGAAGCCAGTGTTTTGGAAAACGTCACCGTGAATGGGCTCGTCTTGTCTGTCATTTTGCCCAAGGAACTTAAAAGAATCTCActgatttttgaaaagatcagCAAGTCAGAGGAGAGGAGGACACAGTGCGTTGGCTGGCACCCCCTGGAGAGCAGATGGGACCAGCAGGCCTGTCAAATGATTCAAGAAAACTCTCAGCAAGCTGTTTGCAAATGTAGGCCAAGCAAGTTGTTCACCTCCTTCTCTATTCTTATGTCACCCCACATCTTGGAGAGCCCGATCCTGACTCATGTCACGTACATAGGCCTGGGCATTTCGATTTGCAGCTTGATCCTTTGCTTGTCCATTGAGGCCTTGGTCTGGGGCCAAGTGACCAAGACAGAGATCTCGTACTTACGCCACGTGTGCGTCGCCAACATCGCGGCCACCTTGCTGATGGCTGACGTGTGGTTCATTGTGGCTTCCTTTCTTAGTGGTCCCATGACACACCACAACGCATGTGTGGCAGCCacattttttgttcatttcttttacctttctgtgtttttctggaTGCTTGCCAAGGCACTCCTTATCCTCTATGGAATCCTGATTGTTTTCCATACACTGCCCAAGTCAGTCCTGGTGGCCGCTCTCTTTTCAGTCGGCTACGGGTGCCCTTTGCTCATTGCTGCCGTCACGGTTGCTGCCACTGAGCCCAGCAAAGGCTACCTACGGCCTGAGGCCTGCTGGCTCAACTGGGACATGACCAAGGCCCTCCTGGCCTTTGTGGTCCCAGCCCTGGCCATCGTGGTCGTAAACTTGATCACAGTCACACTGGTGATTGTCAAGACCCAGCGAGCCGCCATTGGCAGTTCCATGTTCGAGGAAGTGAGAGCCATCGTGAGAATCAGTAAGAACATTGCCATCCTCACACCGCTGCTGGGACTGACCTGGGGATTCGGGATCGCCACCGTCGTCGATGACAGCAACCTGGCCTTCCACATTATCTTCTCCTTGCTCAATGCCTTCCAG gGCTTCTTCATCTTGGTGTTTGGAACAATCCTGGACCCAAAG ATAAGAGAAGCTTTAAAGAGTCGAGTAACTTCTGCAAAATGGATCTCCAGAATATCTGCG AACCTTTCTACTGATTTCTCTTGTCACCCCACCAAAGGGCCAAGCTAA